The Clostridioides sp. ES-S-0010-02 genome window below encodes:
- a CDS encoding PAS domain-containing protein, which produces MLADNVLDVIFACDAINNKVIYINETACKLIGKDKESFIGQKCYQLFCYQYCNCDIVNILIKGLIFMRKLELLSHL; this is translated from the coding sequence ATACTTGCTGACAATGTTTTAGATGTTATATTTGCTTGTGATGCTATAAACAATAAAGTCATTTATATCAATGAAACAGCGTGTAAACTGATTGGAAAAGATAAAGAGAGTTTTATAGGTCAAAAATGTTACCAATTATTTTGCTATCAATATTGCAACTGTGATATTGTGAATATCTTAATCAAAGGTTTGATTTTTATGAGGAAATTAGAACTATTATCACACTTATGA
- a CDS encoding EAL domain-containing protein, translating to MKNLNPCLNGENIIIPALKNILIVDDNKVNRQILNKILSSQYNIIEAENGEVALSILHQNHENISVVLLDIIMPVLNGYELLKRMHEDIFLSKIPTIVTSGQNSEDAEIKALSLGANDYIIKPYKPEIIKQRVSNTIYLRETSAFINLVQNDSLTSTFSKEYFYMCVAETLQSNPQKQYDLICLDIERFKLVNDMYGIKVGDDLLKHVGKTLISIVNEYGICGRIAADEFICLVPHCEEYQNEYFKNITEMINGFSDTIKINLILRYGIYCIEDRSTPINIMCDRANLAKESIKGKYDTYFAYYDDNIRQKLLDEQMIVSDMKNALIENQFKVYFQPKYDLKTQEIVGAEALVRWIHPTKGFMLPSNFIPIFEKNGFITDLDIYVWDQCCQKIRAWIDRGYTSIPISINVSRADIYNPSIVEILISMIQKYKLSPKNLHLEITETAYTENPEQLIEVVLKLKKIGFIIEMDDFGTGYSSLNMLSELPIDVLKLDMRFIKREEKKNNDRSILSFIISLAKWMDLKVIAEGVETEVQVQLLKALNCEYAQGYYYSKPLPQEQFEQHLLKSHIQVVNKNKKECQHFVKNFKDKKNIMLVLDPDSVDFSRLKKDYKYQFFVEHVHRASDAIDFIIELEEKISVLIVSISKYIRPKQMLQILDVCKKINVTVIVLYDKIYDKKNKILNMDIYDYVERPYDLLQLNLRIQNAIAFAKMKKFEYEKEVNSTIIEMRKRAEHDALTGLLNRAEYEVRIDNFFHNNYNPSGIFVILDIDNFKSINDTYGHVVGDKVLYMVAEMIKHIFPETDIIGRIGGDEFSLFIPYTIPFLQLQEKMIHICKPNNLDVNNITISCSAGVCLTPDYGINRKELYKNADIALLLAKRHGKSKFEIFSQGMKLPTPSSLENKSKYLLTMF from the coding sequence ATGAAAAATTTGAATCCATGTTTAAATGGAGAAAATATTATTATACCTGCTCTTAAAAATATCCTTATTGTTGATGATAATAAGGTCAATCGACAAATACTCAATAAAATTTTGAGTAGCCAATACAACATAATTGAAGCAGAAAATGGAGAAGTTGCATTATCTATTCTGCATCAAAATCATGAAAATATATCTGTAGTTTTGCTTGATATTATTATGCCTGTTTTAAATGGTTATGAGTTACTTAAACGAATGCATGAGGACATTTTTTTGTCTAAAATTCCTACTATTGTAACAAGTGGTCAAAATAGTGAAGATGCTGAGATTAAAGCCTTATCTTTAGGTGCAAATGATTATATCATTAAGCCATATAAACCAGAGATTATCAAGCAGCGTGTCTCTAACACAATATATCTTAGAGAAACATCTGCATTTATAAACTTAGTACAAAACGATTCGTTGACTAGCACATTTAGCAAAGAATATTTTTATATGTGTGTTGCAGAAACACTTCAAAGCAATCCACAAAAACAATACGATCTCATTTGTTTAGATATTGAACGATTCAAGCTGGTTAATGATATGTATGGTATTAAAGTCGGTGATGATCTGTTAAAGCATGTTGGAAAGACGCTCATTAGTATTGTCAATGAATATGGTATTTGTGGACGTATAGCAGCAGACGAATTTATTTGTTTAGTTCCTCATTGTGAAGAATATCAAAATGAATATTTTAAAAATATAACTGAAATGATTAATGGTTTTTCTGATACAATAAAAATAAATTTAATTTTACGTTATGGAATTTACTGTATTGAAGATAGATCTACTCCTATCAATATTATGTGTGACAGAGCTAACCTAGCAAAAGAATCTATAAAAGGTAAATACGATACTTATTTTGCTTATTATGATGATAATATCAGACAAAAACTTTTAGATGAACAAATGATTGTTTCAGATATGAAAAATGCTTTGATAGAAAATCAATTCAAGGTATATTTTCAGCCTAAATATGATTTAAAGACACAAGAAATTGTAGGAGCTGAGGCATTAGTTCGCTGGATTCATCCTACCAAAGGTTTTATGCTTCCTAGTAATTTTATTCCCATTTTCGAAAAAAATGGATTTATTACTGATCTTGATATTTATGTATGGGATCAATGTTGTCAAAAGATAAGAGCATGGATAGATCGGGGATACACTTCAATTCCAATTTCCATTAATGTATCTCGTGCTGACATTTATAATCCTAGTATAGTAGAAATTTTGATTTCTATGATTCAAAAATATAAGCTTAGTCCCAAAAATCTACATTTGGAAATCACAGAAACTGCTTATACTGAAAATCCAGAACAACTGATTGAAGTAGTATTAAAACTGAAAAAGATAGGATTTATTATTGAGATGGATGATTTTGGAACAGGTTATTCCTCACTTAATATGCTCTCTGAGCTTCCAATTGATGTTTTAAAACTAGATATGCGATTTATTAAAAGAGAAGAAAAGAAAAATAATGACAGAAGTATTTTAAGTTTTATTATAAGTCTTGCAAAATGGATGGATTTAAAGGTTATAGCAGAAGGTGTAGAAACTGAAGTTCAAGTACAGCTTTTAAAAGCATTGAACTGTGAGTATGCACAAGGGTATTATTACTCAAAGCCACTGCCACAGGAACAGTTTGAACAACATTTATTAAAATCTCATATACAAGTAGTGAATAAAAATAAAAAAGAATGTCAACATTTTGTTAAGAATTTTAAAGATAAAAAAAATATTATGCTTGTTTTAGATCCTGATTCTGTTGATTTTTCAAGGCTTAAAAAAGATTATAAATATCAATTTTTTGTAGAACATGTACATAGAGCATCTGATGCCATAGACTTTATTATCGAATTAGAAGAAAAAATTTCAGTTCTTATAGTAAGTATTTCTAAATATATCAGGCCTAAGCAAATGTTGCAAATACTTGATGTCTGCAAGAAAATCAATGTTACAGTAATCGTATTGTATGATAAGATATATGATAAAAAAAATAAAATCCTAAACATGGATATATATGACTATGTTGAAAGGCCATATGATTTACTACAGTTAAATCTACGTATTCAAAATGCTATTGCATTTGCTAAAATGAAAAAATTTGAATATGAAAAAGAAGTTAACTCAACTATTATAGAAATGAGAAAACGTGCTGAACATGATGCGTTGACAGGTCTATTAAACCGTGCTGAATATGAAGTACGAATTGATAATTTTTTTCATAATAATTACAATCCAAGTGGTATTTTTGTAATATTAGATATAGACAATTTCAAGTCTATTAATGATACCTATGGACATGTAGTTGGCGATAAGGTATTATACATGGTTGCTGAAATGATAAAACATATTTTTCCAGAAACAGATATCATTGGACGCATTGGTGGCGATGAATTTTCCTTGTTTATTCCCTATACCATTCCATTTTTGCAATTGCAGGAAAAGATGATTCACATATGTAAACCTAATAATTTAGATGTCAATAATATCACTATTTCTTGTTCGGCAGGCGTTTGCCTTACTCCTGATTATGGTATTAATCGTAAAGAACTTTATAAAAATGCAGATATTGCACTTCTATTAGCAAAGCGACATGGTAAAAGCAAATTTGAAATATTTAGTCAAGGTATGAAATTGCCAACACCTTCTTCTCTTGAAAACAAGAGCAAATACTTGCTGACAATGTTTTAG
- a CDS encoding ABC transporter permease, with amino-acid sequence MNIKQFAINNISRNIKAYLGYLTSIVISSSLLFSFIMFTGHPDLDISQFPDYLKEGLKMSKIIAYLFLFFFVFYSVSVFLKSRYKEFGILYITGISKRQVMKLVLIENIVINIVSSVIGIIVGLIFSKVFLVVMSTFLELSPLNFYIPLNAMFSTLIYFMVLAILTSIFTSFIIKENQVLRLLKGTKTPKPEPKTSLILAILSICLFVIAYYSAVTSTDQYTTYLRLVPVTSLTIVATYLFFSQFSVYFIKKLKMKKSFYRRNTNMLWISNLIYKVKDNARIFFLITITSAVAFTAIGTVYSFWKDVKRQINLIYPNTIYYSTMTLHNDTNKPDSKEKDKERMSFIESKLKKEGIDYERVNGEFKTVFPKKSDFNVRIIKESKYLEITKSIGVKPINFEDNECISLFSSGLPGNKKGKENVIIGNISLRVAKQVDECVMPAYYKNMYVVKDNFYDSIKSKFIVDRFSAFEVKDSSETIDVCKQFEDKFDNESGMQPYLFFSKELMIETGKLTYSTFMFLAIFIGLIFFVTTSSFLYNKFYMDCQVDKKKYEQLNKLGMTYKEIKRASTIEIGIVFLLPYVVAVIHSIFALTALKNSFDIEVASSAILVMGSLFIVQIVYFLLVRNSYLKEIRLNLVNF; translated from the coding sequence ATGAACATAAAACAATTTGCCATTAATAATATTTCAAGAAATATTAAAGCATATCTAGGATATTTAACAAGTATTGTTATATCCTCGTCACTACTTTTTTCTTTTATTATGTTTACAGGTCATCCAGATTTAGATATATCTCAATTTCCTGACTATTTAAAAGAAGGGCTTAAGATGAGTAAAATAATTGCATATTTGTTTTTATTCTTCTTTGTATTTTATTCAGTGAGTGTTTTTCTTAAAAGTAGATATAAAGAGTTTGGAATACTCTATATTACAGGTATATCAAAACGACAAGTAATGAAATTGGTTCTTATAGAAAATATAGTAATAAATATAGTATCTTCTGTAATTGGAATAATAGTAGGTTTAATTTTTTCAAAGGTATTTTTAGTAGTTATGTCTACCTTTTTAGAATTATCACCTCTAAACTTTTATATACCATTAAATGCAATGTTTTCCACTTTAATTTATTTTATGGTTTTAGCTATATTAACATCTATATTTACTTCTTTTATAATTAAAGAAAATCAAGTATTGAGGTTACTTAAAGGTACAAAAACTCCAAAACCAGAGCCTAAAACATCACTAATACTTGCTATATTAAGTATTTGCCTGTTTGTAATAGCATATTATAGTGCTGTTACATCAACTGACCAGTATACAACTTATTTACGATTAGTTCCAGTTACATCTCTTACTATAGTAGCAACTTATTTATTCTTTTCTCAATTTAGTGTGTACTTTATAAAAAAATTGAAGATGAAGAAAAGTTTTTATAGAAGAAATACAAATATGCTTTGGATTTCAAATTTAATTTATAAGGTAAAGGATAATGCTAGGATATTCTTTTTGATAACTATAACTTCTGCAGTGGCATTCACTGCTATAGGTACAGTTTACTCATTTTGGAAAGATGTAAAACGTCAAATTAATTTAATATACCCTAACACAATATATTATTCAACAATGACTCTGCATAATGACACTAATAAACCTGATAGTAAAGAGAAAGATAAGGAAAGAATGAGTTTTATAGAAAGTAAGTTAAAAAAAGAAGGTATAGATTATGAAAGAGTTAATGGTGAGTTTAAAACTGTATTTCCTAAGAAAAGTGATTTTAATGTAAGAATAATTAAAGAATCCAAGTACTTAGAAATTACGAAGAGTATAGGGGTTAAGCCTATAAATTTTGAAGATAATGAATGTATATCATTATTTTCATCAGGACTACCTGGTAATAAAAAGGGAAAAGAAAATGTCATTATAGGGAATATAAGCTTAAGAGTGGCAAAACAGGTAGATGAATGTGTTATGCCAGCATATTATAAAAATATGTATGTGGTAAAGGATAATTTTTATGATAGTATAAAATCAAAATTTATAGTAGATAGATTCTCAGCATTTGAAGTAAAAGATTCAAGTGAAACTATAGATGTATGTAAACAATTCGAAGATAAATTTGATAATGAGTCTGGAATGCAACCATATTTGTTTTTCTCCAAAGAATTAATGATAGAAACTGGTAAACTAACATATTCTACATTTATGTTTTTAGCAATATTTATAGGTTTAATTTTCTTTGTTACTACAAGCAGTTTCTTATATAATAAGTTTTATATGGATTGTCAAGTTGACAAGAAAAAGTATGAACAGTTAAATAAATTGGGGATGACATATAAGGAGATTAAGAGAGCTTCAACCATTGAGATTGGGATTGTGTTTTTGTTACCTTATGTAGTAGCTGTTATACATTCGATATTTGCACTTACTGCACTGAAAAATTCATTTGATATAGAGGTTGCGTCATCTGCGATTTTAGTAATGGGAAGCTTGTTTATAGTTCAAATAGTGTATTTCTTACTTGTAAGAAATAGTTATTTAAAAGAGATAAGATTAAATTTAGTCAATTTTTAA
- a CDS encoding TetR/AcrR family transcriptional regulator: MANEEIREENIKKVLNCAIECFKIHGLEATTVTMVAKKVGLTTRSLQRYFGNKNNLVMQAMALLLNQSYIEIKNSFESKEFLSKTGFEQIIEILKIRAEHVKKHFEVTINLTELEVYFSKNNLNLEIFRNYMGGSGYVDIALSKSLDLALNDSSIRSDIDKIAAIDVLSTTYKGLLQRIAFLYNNKEIKNEVSPDRLIDSFIKVITLYLKG, from the coding sequence ATGGCTAATGAAGAAATCCGTGAGGAAAATATAAAAAAAGTATTAAATTGTGCTATTGAATGCTTTAAAATTCATGGTCTGGAAGCAACTACAGTTACAATGGTCGCAAAAAAAGTTGGTCTTACAACTCGTTCTCTCCAAAGATACTTTGGTAACAAAAATAATTTGGTGATGCAGGCTATGGCCTTATTGCTAAATCAATCATATATTGAAATTAAAAATTCTTTTGAGAGTAAAGAATTTTTATCTAAAACAGGCTTTGAACAAATAATAGAAATCCTAAAAATAAGAGCAGAACATGTTAAAAAGCATTTTGAAGTTACAATCAACCTTACTGAGTTAGAAGTGTATTTTTCTAAAAATAATTTAAATCTAGAAATATTTAGAAATTACATGGGAGGTTCTGGATATGTGGATATTGCATTGTCTAAATCTCTTGATCTTGCTTTAAATGATTCATCTATTAGAAGTGATATAGATAAAATTGCTGCTATTGATGTTCTATCAACAACATATAAGGGTTTGTTGCAAAGAATAGCTTTTTTATATAACAATAAAGAAATAAAAAATGAAGTAAGCCCTGATAGATTAATAGATTCATTTATCAAAGTTATAACTTTATATTTAAAAGGCTAA